The Calliopsis andreniformis isolate RMS-2024a chromosome 5, iyCalAndr_principal, whole genome shotgun sequence nucleotide sequence ACCACCACCAGCAGAAGCTCCAAAACCTGAAGCAGCtcctcctccacctcctccttctgCTGCAGCACCACCACCACCTCCACCACCCCCATCAGCACCAAAGCCTGCAGCACCTGCTCCTCCACCTGTTCCACCTCCAGCAGCTCAACCTCCACCCCCACAGGTACCTGCAGCATCCATGCCAGTTGCTGCAATTAAACATGCCCAggtgttcttttttttttttttaagtttcctttttcatttaattaataatttttctaaCAAAATTTTGGAAACTTCTAGTCTTTAGAAGGTGCTAAAGTCCAACTACCTCCTGCTGATTACACGCGCGAGATAATTGGCACAAGAACAGAACAGCGAGTGAAGATGAACAGGATGCGGATACGTATCGCGGAGAGATTAAAAGATGCTCAAAATACAAATGCCATGTTGACAACGTTTAACGAAATCGATATGAGGTTATTACATTTTTGTGGTGACCTTACATCCTTCTCTTtttaattctcaataattaatcgtaCTTTTTTACAGTCGTATTATGGAATTCCGTAAAACACATCAAGAGAATTTCACGAAAAAGTATGGCATAAAACTTGGATTCATGAGTCCATTTATTGCAGCAAGTGCCTATGCTTTGAAAGATCAACCAGTCGTAAATGCTGTAATAGACGGTACTGACATAGTTTATAGAGATTACGTTGATATCAGCGTCGCAgttgcaacgccaaagggtcttGTTGTCCCAGTTCTTCGTAGCGTGGAGAACAAAAATTTTGCAGAAATTGAAATTGCTTTGGCGGCAATAAGTGATAAGGCAAGAAAAGGGAAGATATCGGTAGAAGATATGGACGGTGGTACCTTTACAATAAGTAATGGTGGTGTGTTCGGTTCTCTTATGGGAACACCTATTATTAATCCACCACAAAGTGCAATTCTTGGAATGCATGGTGTGTTCGATAGACCAATTGCGGAGAAAGGGGCGGTAAGTAATCAGTTTTATTCTCCTTCTGTCAAATCTTTTTGTGAATCATTATTGTTGATGACATAATTTATTTTAGGTTGTAATTCGTCCAATGATGTACGTAGCTTTAACTTATGATCATCGATTGATTGATGGACGCGAGGCTGTGCTATTCTTGAGGAAAATCAAGGACGCTGTTGAAGATCCGAGAATTATCTTAGCTGGACTTTAAAGCATCGTAAATATTTTCACTGAATCGCTTCAAATACGCCTCTCACCACCTCCAAAACGTTTTATAcacgttgttgtattttgttcatcGAGGCTTTTACTTAAGAATTCAACATACTTTCGAATATACTTACTAATTAATGTGATATACGAAAGTAAGAACAAAGTATCGCCTGATCGAGACCATAAAATGTTTATATTCGAaaactttattttattatacaagtaTTATTTCGATTCACTCATATTTCAGTATTTTACAATAGGTATCGATTTTTCTACAATCGCGAGCTACAATTTTATCGTACTGATATTTCCTTTCATAAGATACTTTATAAAACACACCAAGGCTTACTATGAGAAAGTTTTATTGGCATGAAGAAATATTTCCACATTCTTGTGACTCAGAATACTCTATAAAAGAAGTTGTTACGAAGTATCTTTGAATCGAAAAGAAGATATGTATATAATAGGTGAAATCTTCGTTTGAGATACTTAAAATTGAATTGTATTTTTCATTTGCTATTAGGCTAAAAAGCTATTTCTGGCGAAAAGAAAACTGTAAACTGTTTTGTAAAAATATTCTTATTTGTACATCTCTTATATTATTGCTGGACAACACTTATTTTTTAGTACTTCAGTTTTATGAATAAACAACGCAGAAACCGTTTAGCGATGCGTGTTTACAGTTTTCAAGAAAAAAAAACTGAAACAACCATGAATATTTGTAAAGATTGTTTTATCGTTTTcgattgtatttatttgtatttggaTGGCCTTTATCAGTGAGACGTCATAAAGAAGCGATATTCAAAAACTAGAAGATACTTTATTGCAAAGATAAATGTATCTAcataattgaaataaaatttcacCAAACTACATATTGCCAACATTGTTGAATTATATTCATAGGTATTATGTGGATTCTATAGAACATTTTACAAAAATTTATCGTACTGCACGCAATGAAATATTAGTGTTTCTACATTTTATCTGGAAATTTACAATTGGGTATAACTACTGCGAAACGCAATTGTGTAATTTATTGTTCTTAAATAAAATAGCAATACTAAATTATTCCTCAATCGGTTACTTAATATTCTTAAAAGTATTATAATACTTTCATTTCAATTTAAATATGaataattttagaaattttaaataatcgATGGTTTACGATTAGATACATCGCGTATCGATATCTCGTGAAACAAAATATCGAAATTCTGTTCGATTGTACTCATACAAAGGGGATGACTCCGCCGTTTCGTTTGAGGATCAAATACTGAACGTGAAATGGTAATTTTCAAAAACTTCTGTTTCTTGTAAAACAAATAGTTTATTTTATTATGAACAATTTACAATTGAATGTtggagaaatattttttaataatttaaaccTATTACTTCTCGTTAAATAAATATCGTTTTTTCGTTTGACATTTTAGGTTAACTTTATTTTCAGTTATTTTATATCAAATTACGTATTACATTGTTAaaaaattatgattttttatCTACCtatgtttttaaaaaaatgtaaagtTATAGTTCATGTTttacaatatttataataacaGGGGCAGAATCAGTCTGGGACTGGTGGCAGTGGAGGCGATAAGAAGGATGACAAAGACAAGAAAAAGAAATATGAGCCACCCATTCCAACAAGGGTGGGCAAAAAGAAACGACGTACTAAAGGACCAGATGCTGCATTAAAATTACCTCAGGTCACACCACACACACGTTGTAGATTAAAACTTTTGAAGTTAGAACGTATAAAAGATTATTTATTAATGGAAGAGGAGTTTATCAGAAATCAAGAAAGGTTGAAACCCCAAgaagaaaaaaatgaagaagaaaGATCTAAGGTTGATGACTTAAGGGGAACTCCAATGTCTGTTGGTACATTAGAAGAAATAATTGATGATAATCATGCTATAGTTTCTACATCTGTTGGTTCAGAACATTATGTGTCCATTTTAtcatttgtggataaagatcaaTTGGAACCAGGTTGCTCTGTTTTACTTAATCATAAAGTTCATGCTGTTGTTGGAGTATTAGGTGATGATACAGATCCTATGGTTACTGTAATGAAGTTAGAAAAAGCACCACAAGAAACGTATGCTGATATTGGAGGTATGTATTCATATATGCAAAAGCATTAGATAGTGTATCATTTTTTTTGAAGTAgtaaatttcacatttatcatTTTTTAGGTCTTGACACACAGATCCAAGAAATCAAAGAGTCTGTAGAATTACCTTTAACTCACCCAGAATATTATGAAGAAATGGGTATTAAACCACCAAAAGGAGTTATACTTTATGGTCCACCAGGAACTGGAAAAACATTATTGGCAAAAGCTGTAGCAAATCAAACTTCAGCAACTTTCCTGAGAGTTGTTGGCTCTGAACTTATACAAAAATACCTAGGGGATGGGCCGAAACTTGTAAGAGAATTGTTTAGAGTTGCAGAGGAACATGCTCCTTCAATTGTCTTCATAGATGAAATAGATGCTGTAGGAACAAAACGATACGACAGTAACAGCGGAGGAGAACGTGAAATTCAAAGAACTATGTTAGAACTTCTCAATCAACTTGATGGTATGAGAAATTGTTTAGCTGTAAAATGTGCAGTTTAGAATTATACTTCAATTATTGCATATTAATAATGGAATATTATTCTCGTTTAGGATTTGATAGTCGAGGAGACGTTAAGGTTGTAATGGCTACCAACAGAATTGAAACATTAGATCCTGCATTAATCAGACCAGGCCGTATTGACAGAAAAATAGAATTTCCATTACCCGACGAGAAaacaaaaagaagaattttCAGCATTCACACTAGCAGAATGACATTAGCGCCTGATGTAAATTTAGCAGAATTGATTATGGCTAAAGATGATCTTTCAGGTGCAGATATAAAGGTAAGGTTTTAACTAAAATAGAAAcagaataaaaatgtaactAGATATTAACGAATATTTTTCGTTTATAGGCTATATGTACCGAAGCTGGTTTAATGGCACTACGTGAACGCCGTATGAAAGTAACAAGCGACGATTTCAAAAAATCTAAGGAAAGTGTGTTGTATCGGAAAAAAGAAGGTTCTCCCGAAggattatatttataaaaatattgcaATTAACATTCTTCACTTACAATTTCAACAAAAAATGTTATACATCCCAATAAAAATGTACACAAAGTCATGTTTTGATTACAccaaattaattattttcaaatgATTCCTTAATAGAATGCTGTATGTCCAGCAAGTTCGATTcgtcaatatttaatttttctacATCAGACTGAAAATATTGATACAATGTTTGGATACATTTCGTGGAATGTGCTCTTTGTTCATTAATTATTTGTGAAAGTGGCTTCTGTGCATCTTCATCCATATGCTGAGATGCTGTCATACATATATGACATTCACCTCTCCTAGTTTTATCAAGAATTCTATTAACATCTTGAGGATGTTTAGCATTCTGTGGCATGGCTTTTAATAAACTTTTAAACTTTCCTAAAATGAAAGCAGTTTTAAAACCTTCTTCATATCCTTTATCAAAGCCTTGTTGGAAGACATCATTAGATCCATTTTCTACACCTTCTCTATAACCAGTCTTTAAAAAGATATTTAATAGTAAAGTAATTTAATGTTCCTtctaaataaatttcaattagAATGCACAcagctataataattatatataaaaaaatacctTTTTTGCAGCATTTCTAATTCGATTCCATTCTCTACTAGCAATGTCCAAAGAATCTTCGTTTTCAGAGGAATTTGTAAAGTCATTCATCTTcttcaaaaatttatttatagtaATAGAATATTTAATAATGGTTTGAACcacttattctaatttttaagtAATATAAAATTGGGAAATATAACCTAGCAAACATTAAAGAGGAATTAATTGAACTTACACGCAATCTTtgataaatacgatggaaacagaAGCTGGCACTTCTAAAGAACAAAATGACAATGCTACAGATGCCAATTCATCTGACTCGATGGAACAAAAGTATATTTTTCTTCCTTTCATTCAAAATTAGTGAGATATATTTTCTATGTAATTAATAGgttatgtttactattattgTGTGTatagtataagatgaataatgagTGACAAAATTAATTAGATGCGTAAGTAAAGTATTTCAAACTTATGTATgttattcaaaatttcagaaTCATTGCCCTTGCACAAACCAGACCAAAAGGCATATCTGACAAGGATTTAACAGCTGAAATGCCAGAATTGCAACCCGCTCAAAGGGCTCAAATCATAAATAAGCTTTTATCCCAGGGTCAACTTGATTTATTCAAACAAGGAGGCTCTTTATTGTATCGTTTAAAAGATCCTTCTAAAGCAAAGATAGCTAAAGGTGCAGATAATGAGGAGAAAATTGTCTACTCAATAATTGAAGAAGCAGGAAATAAAGGAATTTGGATTCGTGATATAAGATTTAAGTCCAACTTAATGCCAACACAATTGAATAAGATTTTGAAAAGTTTAGAAactaaaaaattcattaaagcaGTCAAATCTGTAGCAGCCAGTAAAAAGAAAGTGTATATGTTATATAATTTAGAACCAGACACATCTGTAACTGGTGGTGCTTGGTATCAAGACCAAGATTTTGAAGCAGAATTTGTCGATGTTCTCAATCAACAGTGTTATAGGTTTTTAGAAAAGAAACGAGAACAAATGAATTCTTGCAAAGGTGGACCAATTGCAGCTAGAAATGTTACATTTGCTTCATCTAAAGAAGTGTGGAAATTCATTTCTGATTTAGGGATAAGCAAGGTttgactattactataatttctATGAAATGGTACACATGATAATAAAGAAATTCTAATTACAGGTGAAGTTATCAGTTGAAGATTTAGAAATGATATTAAACACTttagtatatgatggaaaagtggAACGTACTGTTTCAGGAGATGGAAGTAATTTATATAGAGCAATAGAACCTTTATTAACATCACCTGGATTAATTAAATCCACTTGTGGGGTTTGCCCTGTAAGTTcttattttacttatttattgTTCTGTACTTCAATATAAAGATAATTAAATTTGTGACTATTTCATGTGTAGGTGAGAAAAAATTGTTGTGATGTCGGCGACGTAACACCCACAAAGTGCCAATATATTACAGAATGGTTGGAAtaatgttttttaaaataaaatatttcaaaataattatGTGTTTCTTTGTATTTTTCATACATGGTCCTTTTTGTAGATACTAGAGAAGATACTTTGCATTATAGACAAAGTTCACAAACATTGATATTATCTTAGAAAGTTCCATAATCCTATTATGTTTACAGCGATAACATTACAATTAAAGCAGAGCTTCCTTAAAAAGAAGGTCAAACATTCGTTCGATGAAGCGCAGATGTTCATTCCCGCCAAATGAAAAAGTTAATATACGTTCCAACCGGATATCAATTACCaactacaaaaaaaatacatctcaTCTCTGTACCATTTCCTTTAAAAAAGCTACATCTCTCGTTAACTCGCTCTTGAAAAATATCCAAATACAGAATTAAGAGACATCAaagaaattgaatattttcgTCCTATCAGTAACAATAGTACTTATCAGAGAACTAAATCAGTTTCCCGCGTTTCAAATTCTGATCCCATTTAAGTTGGCATCACGATCTTTCCCATTGGCTTCCGGCTCAGGGATGCCAGATGTGAATGCGCGCTTCCACGAACACCGTTAAGTCGTGCTTTGTCAAGAGATCCAAAATGTTTCTCGAAGCGGCACAGAAGTGACACGCTGGGGACACGTATGAACAGCAAAAATTTTcgcgaaagtgatcgccaaagaTCGCTTGGAAGGAGTTCTCAGGATAAACTTTCGAGTGCCCGTTAAAAAGTTCTCAAGTGTTCGCTCGTGAGTTGGCGTGCATCGCATGTGCCCGCGGTGTTCCGGAAAGGGTATAGTTCTGTCTTTGACGACGCAGAATTGATTTCCCGAGTCGCTGGAAACGTGAACGTGAACCGTGTCAGAACATCGGCGAGTCTTTACCAAGTGTTGACATGCCGCTACTTCGCAAGCAACCGTTTCAACGTCTTCACGTCTCGTCGGACTTCAAAGACGACGACGAAGTATTTCATTGCGAGGTTACCAACGAGATCTTCAAGGACTACAAGTAAGACCATGACAGCCGAGATCGCTTTGAAACACGTTCCGCTCTCATCACAGTATGATCTGTTGGACGTATGCGTCTGAGATTCTCTCATTTTCGTTGCGTTCCAGTgcgttcaatctgttgtaaataTCAAACGTTGATAGACAGTGGCCAATGTTTTGGTTCCGAGAGATTCTTCGCAATATCCGAGAAGTAGATATATCTAGGAGCTTTGTCGCGTGAAACGCAGTTAATGCGTTTGGCCAGCTGATAGAATAGGAAATGATTATTTTGGGGATTGTTTGTCATTTAATACAGTCCTTGTTCGACGAAGATTGTTACTTGACATTTTATCCTTTAACTTTGTTTTTCCTTTTTTGAAGCTATTTTGTAGTTTTGCTTAAGGGTATACATGTAGAGATATTATATTTTGATGTTTAATGTAATTATGTGTGTGTGTTTTGTGATTTGCAGTGAGTTTTGCGAGAGGATTATTTTATGCAATTCCCTCATATGGTCCTGTAGTATTACTGGAAGAGCTAATATGACATATGAAGAGGCTTTGCAGTGTGaggaaaatgcaaaaagaagtcTTAAAGAATTTCCTATGGAGGTATGATGCCTTATTAGAAATGAATTTTGATGGATTTTagctttaaatatttataatattctgTGTTTTGTATTGCAGTTACGTATTCCTATACTGTATCTCGCCAGCAAAACAAACAGAACATCTTTTAGCGATATGATAGAAGATGTATATCAGTTTGCAAGAGATCGTTACTTTGTAGGAGAAATGGTAGAAGCAAGTTTCACAGAAGATTCTTGGAGTGACTGCCATGTTTTGCAAGTCATTGCACCTACAGAACAACAAATTAAAGCATATATGAAAGAAAATAATAGGTGGGAAAAATTGGTTTTtattcatatatattatattggcATAGTTGATTCATATATTTGTTACATTAGGAGTCCACAAGAACAACAATATCATCCACCAGCAAAACTATTTCGTTATGAGGTAGAACAATTAGACTGTGGAGATTCAGATGTCAGTCAGCTGATGATAGTAGAAGCAACACAAGTGAGAAGAAGAAAACAACATTATAGCAGAGaacgtaataaaatatttttaagacagTTGTGTGAACAAAATGAAAGTGGTGTATGGATTGTAAAAGTGAGTAATTGTTTTCAgaagaataatttttataaatatatcgaatacattaataaaaaatgttttatgtaACTTTAGGATAGTGTCTTACAAAAATATGGAATTAGCAAAGTACGTTTTGACACCATATTTACTGGTCCCCCTCCAGATTTCACATCACGTATCAAAAGACCTGTTAAACACAAGCAGGAATCGATAGATAAGTTTCTTACATCGGATATATCAAAACAAAAAACATTAGATAAAACAGATCCTCTTAAAAAAGTGAATCAAACAGGTGTGGATATAAAAAAGTTCAAAAAACCAAggtaaataatatatattaaattataAGTAATGGCTCTAGACAGTATATTAATGCTACAAGGTTTATCAACAGAGTAAATGGAAAGTTCAAAGAAGAGCTTAAAGCAAAAGCTCTAGAAGAAAAGGCAAAAAGGAAAGAAGAAAGAGTTCTCAACAGTGAACGTAAAAAGGAAGAGAAACAAaagttggctgctttggctgcttATGTGAAACAGTGGAATAAACCAAGAGAAGATCTCGAGTGTGAAAACCTTTCCCCTCTTCCGCAACCTACACCCGTTAATATTAGCATACCTAATGAAAAATTTGGCGACTGCGTTATGATTTTGGAATTCTTAACATTTTTCTATGAGGAATTAGAAGTCAGTTCATACTTCCCAAACGGTTTCACTTTAGATTTATTGGAAAAAGCATTATTAATGAAAGAGACGTCAGGACCTTGGAGTGATCTCCTACAGTTGTTATTGTCAAGTATTTTCAAGTATCAAGCAGACGAGGAAGACGAAATTGACGCTCAGGCATCTGAGGTGAACGATATCAGTATATATGAAGGAGCATCGTCGATGACGAAAGCTGTAAAACTTGCCACAATAGCTTCTACATGGAGTCAAATACATCAAGGTTACAAATTATCCGAATTAACATTAGATCATGTAACCTTAAGTGAAATTTTGAGACAACATTTGCTAAGCTCTGGAGGACGAATAGGAGAAGTCGCTTCTAAATGGAGGTATTCCCAAAGAGGTAAGACttaaaatatgtttaaaaaattcagtGATCAATGAACGATGTATAAATTCTATTTCTTTCAGGTGGATACACAAATCAAGATGATCCAGCGCTTTTAATGAGAATAAATGAGACGTATATTTTAAGATTGTTAAGCCATCGAAATGTACACGAGTTTGAGTTAAATGAGAAATTAAAGGTAGCTATCTGCCTCATAAATCAGTTGCTTACCGTAGCTACGATACGTGATATTATCGAAGAGAGGCATGAGAAACTTCATCAAGCAAAAAAGGAATTGAAATCTTTTTTAATAGCTGAACAGAAAAAGGAGAAAGAGGAAAAAGAAAAGATGAAAGAGCGTGAGAAAAATAAAGAACTTCAAACGCCAAAGAAAGTAACACGTGGTAATTGTgaagaagagaaaaagaaagaggaatatgaaaataaattgaaagaaCTTCAGGAAGCATCCAGAGATGATCAAATGATGCTTTATCTAGGTTCTGATAGAGCTCATCGTAGATACTGGAGATTTTTATCAATACCAGGTAATTTCATGTTCTGTATGCTATTTAAATAGAATGAAACAagtttataaattataattgtcTGTTTTATATGTAGGAATATTTGTAGAAGATGATGAATGGTGGCCAGGTAATTGCCTTCCTGAAGGTACACCTTATCAACCAGAATTGCGAGATAGGGAATCTACGTATGCATATTTAAGGAACAAATTCGAAGACGAGTTTAGCGACAAAGAAAACAGTTTCAAGAAGTTGAAGAAGTCTCCCAAGAAAGTTACCTTTAATGACAAAAATGGGCTTAAATCTCCAAGAAAAGATGTACCTCGAAAAGAATTTAAACAAGAATTTTCCGATATCAGAAAAAATTTAATGGCTTGTACAGGAGATAAAGAATGTCCAGTTCATTGGAAAAGATCTACGATAAAGTGGAGTTTCTTTGGGAAACCAGAAGATTTAGAAGCTTTAGTAAATAGTTTAAGCGAACGAGGAATTCGGGAGGATGAACTCAGAAATAATATTATGCAAGAAATGACAAATTTAATATCTGTGATCGAAGAATGTCCTAGACATAAACTTAATCCCGAAGTCGTAAGTATTTTACAGAATTTAAATCAGTATTATGTTATTCAGTATGAATtatatataaattttgtattatagTTTTCAGAACCCATTAAAGGGCACGCTAGTAAAACAACAAAAAAGAATAAATATGAAAATGCAAACCTGAATTTCCCCTCTGAAATGTCAGTTGATGATGTTTTGGAACTGACTTTAAGGGACTATATCTTAGATTTCGAAGATAGACTAACTGTGGGTTTCTTAGGAAATTTGAAAGTTGCTAGTCGAGATGCATGGAGAAATGCGATTAATAATAGAAAATACGACAAGCAGTGTGACAAATTAGTTTATGGTGTAAACGAAATTGAGGCAGATGTTGTTTCTAATGCATCGTTagataaaattaagaatgaaaCAAAACATAGTAGGCCAGGGACTCCAGATTCAGAAATTGGAAGTATTAACATAAAGACTTACAAAGATTCAGGAAAATATTTAGGTCCACCAGGGGAAAATGAATTATCACCAGACCTTAAGCAGCAAGCTACCATTAAACAATTGGCTTGCGCGATTTTACAGTTGTCTCATGCTATAGAACACAAGTACTTACACAGACCATTAGGTACCGACGATAAAGACAAAAAATGGTCTGGCGAAGAGACAAGAGAAAGATGGGAACAATCGCTTATGGCATCTACTAGTTGGTCTCAATTATTTTTACATTTAAGTACTTTAGAAAATAGTGTTGCGTGGAACAAAAGTGTTCTAAACGCTCAGTGCTGTATATGTA carries:
- the Acf gene encoding ATP-dependent chromatin assembly factor large subunit isoform X3; translation: MPLLRKQPFQRLHVSSDFKDDDEVFHCEVTNEIFKDYNEFCERIILCNSLIWSCSITGRANMTYEEALQCEENAKRSLKEFPMELRIPILYLASKTNRTSFSDMIEDVYQFARDRYFVGEMVEASFTEDSWSDCHVLQVIAPTEQQIKAYMKENNRSPQEQQYHPPAKLFRYEVEQLDCGDSDVSQLMIVEATQVRRRKQHYSRERNKIFLRQLCEQNESGVWIVKDSVLQKYGISKVRFDTIFTGPPPDFTSRIKRPVKHKQESIDKFLTSDISKQKTLDKTDPLKKVNQTGVDIKKFKKPRVNGKFKEELKAKALEEKAKRKEERVLNSERKKEEKQKLAALAAYVKQWNKPREDLECENLSPLPQPTPVNISIPNEKFGDCVMILEFLTFFYEELEVSSYFPNGFTLDLLEKALLMKETSGPWSDLLQLLLSSIFKYQADEEDEIDAQASEVNDISIYEGASSMTKAVKLATIASTWSQIHQGYKLSELTLDHVTLSEILRQHLLSSGGRIGEVASKWRYSQRGGYTNQDDPALLMRINETYILRLLSHRNVHEFELNEKLKVAICLINQLLTVATIRDIIEERHEKLHQAKKELKSFLIAEQKKEKEEKEKMKEREKNKELQTPKKVTRGNCEEEKKKEEYENKLKELQEASRDDQMMLYLGSDRAHRRYWRFLSIPGIFVEDDEWWPGNCLPEGTPYQPELRDRESTYAYLRNKFEDEFSDKENSFKKLKKSPKKVTFNDKNGLKSPRKDVPRKEFKQEFSDIRKNLMACTGDKECPVHWKRSTIKWSFFGKPEDLEALVNSLSERGIREDELRNNIMQEMTNLISVIEECPRHKLNPEVFSEPIKGHASKTTKKNKYENANLNFPSEMSVDDVLELTLRDYILDFEDRLTVGFLGNLKVASRDAWRNAINNRKYDKQCDKLVYGVNEIEADVVSNASLDKIKNETKHSRPGTPDSEIGSINIKTYKDSGKYLGPPGENELSPDLKQQATIKQLACAILQLSHAIEHKYLHRPLGTDDKDKKWSGEETRERWEQSLMASTSWSQLFLHLSTLENSVAWNKSVLNAQCCICKRRRDADRMLLCDGCNKGHHLYCLKPKLSAVPDGDWYCKSCKPPTKSKDKIKKRRKFEEELEEEVILTKETRHNRAKRMLESEEEEDLEENDKLDEESDEDMNSQINVCTACRSGGKLISCDTCPNFYHVECIEPPIARAPRGRWSCSDCKDRKDRRTNTKYDSSNSEDTEPRQTRRAAKRAAEIEQEEEDKGTVRGSMTRLQELLSDIRHHKDSWPFLSPVTKDEVPDYHDIISNPMDFGTIKYKLNNGEYETLEQFFGDCHLVFDNCQTYNEEHSSVYNYVYRAGMRLLKYFEKRCKELGLHYNEDLLRPPEAKKPKLEENGLTNDSEDEDVDVQKTR
- the Acf gene encoding ATP-dependent chromatin assembly factor large subunit isoform X2 — its product is MPLLRKQPFQRLHVSSDFKDDDEVFHCEVTNEIFKDYNEFCERIILCNSLIWSCSITGRANMTYEEALQCEENAKRSLKEFPMELRIPILYLASKTNRTSFSDMIEDVYQFARDRYFVGEMVEASFTEDSWSDCHVLQVIAPTEQQIKAYMKENNRSPQEQQYHPPAKLFRYEVEQLDCGDSDVSQLMIVEATQVRRRKQHYSRERNKIFLRQLCEQNESGVWIVKDSVLQKYGISKVRFDTIFTGPPPDFTSRIKRPVKHKQESIDKFLTSDISKQKTLDKTDPLKKVNQTGVDIKKFKKPRVNGKFKEELKAKALEEKAKRKEERVLNSERKKEEKQKLAALAAYVKQWNKPREDLECENLSPLPQPTPVNISIPNEKFGDCVMILEFLTFFYEELEVSSYFPNGFTLDLLEKALLMKETSGPWSDLLQLLLSSIFKYQADEEDEIDAQASEVNDISIYEGASSMTKAVKLATIASTWSQIHQGYKLSELTLDHVTLSEILRQHLLSSGGRIGEVASKWRYSQRGGYTNQDDPALLMRINETYILRLLSHRNVHEFELNEKLKVAICLINQLLTVATIRDIIEERHEKLHQAKKELKSFLIAEQKKEKEEKEKMKEREKNKELQTPKKVTRGNCEEEKKKEEYENKLKELQEASRDDQMMLYLGSDRAHRRYWRFLSIPGIFVEDDEWWPGNCLPEGTPYQPELRDRESTYAYLRNKFEDEFSDKENSFKKLKKSPKKVTFNDKNGLKSPRKDVPRKEFKQEFSDIRKNLMACTGDKECPVHWKRSTIKWSFFGKPEDLEALVNSLSERGIREDELRNNIMQEMTNLISVIEECPRHKLNPEVFSEPIKGHASKTTKKNKYENANLNFPSEMSVDDVLELTLRDYILDFEDRLTVGFLGNLKVASRDAWRNAINNRKYDKQCDKLVYGVNEIEADVVSNASLDKIKNETKHSRPGTPDSEIGSINIKTYKDSGKYLGPPGENELSPDLKQQATIKQLACAILQLSHAIEHKYLHRPLGTDDKDKKWSGEETRERWEQSLMASTSWSQLFLHLSTLENSVAWNKSVLNAQCCICKRRRDADRMLLCDGCNKGHHLYCLKPKLSAVPDGDWYCKSCKPPTKSKDKIKKRRKFEEELEEEVILTKETRHNRAKRMLESEEEEDLEENDKLDEESDEDMNSQINVCTACRSGGKLISCDTCPNFYHVECIEPPIARAPRGRWSCSDCKDRKDRRTNTKYVRGRERERDKERLCAAAARSRIHGFAKSLLTTESTDWDDSSNSEDTEPRQTRRAAKRAAEIEQEEEDKGTVRGSMTRLQELLSDIRHHKDSWPFLSPVTKDEVPDYHDIISNPMDFGTIKYKLNNGEYETLEQFFGDCHLVFDNCQTYNEEHSSVYKAGMRLLKYFEKRCKELGLHYNEDLLRPPEAKKPKLEENGLTNDSEDEDVDVQKTR